The following proteins are encoded in a genomic region of Paenibacillus antri:
- a CDS encoding lipoyl protein ligase domain-containing protein, with protein MFISHSHLPSTEDIYYPFACEEWLCREAGEDRVPVPAVHLWRHERAFVLGLRDSRLPNAAAAMDWLEREEGYRVMVRNSGGAAVPLDLGVVNVTLVRRGAPGKLDMNADFRLMAGLLAGTLEPFGVAFDTGEVEGSYCPGEYDLSVGGRKFCGLAQRRQQRAYSVQAFVNAEGDAAARAALVREFYRRAGGAGLDVRAGVMGSLTELHPGFPGAETWLRSLAASFGIAAPMPPAGASAARDIAAALRARYDPRATGDEDDKKGRSV; from the coding sequence ATGTTCATTTCGCATTCGCATCTGCCTTCGACCGAAGATATTTATTACCCGTTCGCCTGCGAGGAGTGGCTGTGCCGCGAGGCGGGCGAAGACCGCGTGCCCGTTCCGGCCGTCCATCTGTGGCGGCATGAACGGGCTTTCGTGTTGGGGCTGCGCGACAGCCGCCTGCCGAACGCGGCCGCCGCGATGGATTGGCTGGAGCGGGAGGAAGGCTACCGCGTCATGGTACGCAATTCCGGCGGCGCCGCGGTGCCGCTCGATCTCGGCGTCGTGAACGTGACGCTCGTCCGGCGCGGCGCGCCGGGCAAGCTCGATATGAACGCCGACTTCCGGCTGATGGCGGGACTGCTCGCCGGCACGCTGGAGCCGTTCGGGGTCGCGTTCGACACGGGCGAGGTCGAAGGCTCGTACTGCCCCGGCGAATACGACCTTAGCGTCGGCGGGCGCAAGTTTTGCGGGCTGGCGCAGCGGCGGCAGCAGCGCGCCTACTCGGTGCAGGCGTTCGTTAACGCCGAGGGCGACGCCGCGGCGCGCGCGGCGCTCGTGCGCGAGTTTTACCGCCGCGCGGGCGGCGCGGGGCTCGACGTGCGCGCCGGCGTCATGGGCAGCTTGACCGAGCTGCATCCGGGCTTCCCGGGCGCCGAGACCTGGCTGCGCTCGCTCGCGGCGTCGTTCGGCATTGCTGCGCCGATGCCGCCCGCCGGCGCGTCCGCCGCTCGGGACATCGCCGCCGCGCTGCGCGCCCGCTACGACCCGCGCGCAACGGGCGACGAGGACGATAAGAAAGGAAGAAGCGTATGA
- a CDS encoding urease accessory protein UreD, with translation MLYAPKAVGVGVSSELRADFRLRGSRTALTDAYFTSPLKLTKTFPVEGTDGGVSATVMDVSPGLMDGDDYALAWSVGDGCSVGVTTQSYAKAHPSPRFGARQTTTIAVGSGASLVYAPQPTMLYADAAFASRTRVELADNATLLLFDTLCAGRVHYGEPGEAFRYRSYESDLLVTAQGRVAAASRVRFAPSEQSLQSIGAFERDTHVGALYAFGPFAGRGAAEAMAGEASALTHSGADGLRCGVSALARYGVAAVASGRSAWEVHGALLRIGRAFAAYADAHAPPACARLAWPLQ, from the coding sequence ATGCTTTACGCGCCTAAGGCCGTCGGCGTCGGCGTCTCGTCCGAGCTGCGGGCGGACTTCCGTCTGCGCGGCTCGCGGACGGCGTTGACGGACGCGTACTTCACGTCGCCGCTGAAGCTGACGAAGACGTTCCCGGTCGAAGGGACGGACGGCGGCGTTTCGGCGACCGTCATGGACGTGTCGCCGGGGCTGATGGACGGAGACGACTACGCGTTGGCGTGGTCGGTCGGGGACGGCTGCAGCGTCGGCGTGACGACGCAGTCGTACGCGAAGGCGCACCCGTCCCCGCGGTTCGGCGCAAGGCAGACGACGACGATCGCCGTCGGCTCGGGGGCGTCGCTCGTCTACGCCCCGCAGCCGACGATGCTGTACGCGGACGCGGCGTTCGCGTCCCGGACGCGCGTCGAGCTCGCGGACAACGCGACGCTGCTCTTGTTCGACACGCTGTGCGCGGGACGCGTGCATTACGGCGAGCCCGGCGAGGCGTTCCGCTACCGCTCGTACGAGAGCGACCTGCTCGTGACCGCGCAGGGGCGCGTCGCGGCGGCGTCGCGGGTGCGGTTCGCGCCGTCCGAGCAGTCGCTTCAATCGATCGGCGCGTTCGAGCGCGACACGCACGTCGGCGCGCTGTACGCCTTCGGGCCGTTCGCGGGCCGCGGGGCGGCGGAGGCGATGGCCGGCGAAGCGTCGGCGCTGACGCACAGCGGCGCCGACGGCCTTCGCTGCGGCGTAAGCGCGCTGGCGCGGTACGGCGTCGCGGCCGTGGCGTCGGGGCGGTCCGCGTGGGAGGTGCACGGGGCGCTGCTGCGCATCGGCCGCGCGTTCGCGGCGTACGCCGACGCGCATGCGCCTCCCGCTTGCGCGCGGCTCGCTTGGCCGTTACAATAG
- the ureG gene encoding urease accessory protein UreG — translation MCQGQNHHHHPEWAPTNVAVARPLRIGIGGPVGSGKTALVERLARSLNGKYSIAVITNDIYTKEDARILANTEVLPEERIIGVETGGCPHTAIREDASMNFEAIQELEERFPKLDMIFIESGGDNLAAAFSPELVDRFIYIIDVAQGEKIPRKGGPGIMRSDYLVINKIDLAPHVRASLTVMEEDTKRMRGERPYVFTNLFSGEGLDRLVHWVEHQYEDALRA, via the coding sequence ATGTGCCAAGGACAAAACCATCACCATCACCCCGAGTGGGCGCCGACGAACGTCGCCGTCGCCCGCCCGCTGCGCATCGGCATCGGGGGGCCGGTCGGCTCGGGCAAGACGGCGCTCGTGGAGCGGCTCGCTCGGAGCCTGAACGGCAAGTACAGCATCGCGGTCATTACGAACGACATCTATACGAAGGAAGATGCGCGCATTCTGGCGAACACCGAGGTGCTGCCGGAGGAACGCATTATCGGCGTGGAGACGGGCGGCTGTCCGCACACGGCGATCCGGGAGGATGCGTCGATGAATTTCGAAGCGATTCAGGAGCTGGAGGAGCGATTCCCCAAGCTCGACATGATTTTCATCGAGAGCGGCGGGGACAATTTGGCGGCGGCCTTTTCCCCGGAATTGGTGGATCGGTTCATCTACATTATCGATGTGGCGCAGGGCGAGAAAATTCCGCGCAAAGGCGGGCCCGGCATTATGCGCTCGGACTACCTCGTCATCAACAAAATCGACCTCGCCCCGCATGTGCGCGCTTCGCTTACGGTGATGGAGGAAGACACGAAGCGGATGCGCGGCGAACGGCCCTACGTGTTTACGAACTTGTTCAGCGGCGAGGGGCTCGACCGGCTCGTGCACTGGGTGGAGCATCAGTACGAGGATGCTTTACGCGCCTAA
- a CDS encoding urease accessory protein UreF, with translation MSRWAFAQLLDSALPIGAFSHSFGLETAVQEGVVATRADVGDYIAAMLRQSWAPMDLAAVKAVYRWGAAAGEWERVWALDERQHASRLAFESRDGALKMGRRLLRLAAAMHPALEWAPLERAVREEACPGAHPTVHGYVAYRLGVSEDEAAEGYLYACATLATNTALRLMSIGQTEAQSLLASLLPVVGEAWAAVRDDDPEAYYSAMPAMDGYMMRHEGLYSRLFMS, from the coding sequence TTGAGCCGCTGGGCGTTCGCGCAGCTGCTCGACTCGGCGCTGCCGATCGGCGCCTTCTCCCACTCGTTCGGCCTCGAGACGGCCGTGCAGGAAGGCGTCGTCGCGACGCGCGCCGACGTCGGCGACTACATCGCCGCCATGCTGCGGCAGTCGTGGGCGCCGATGGACCTCGCCGCCGTCAAGGCGGTATACCGCTGGGGCGCCGCGGCCGGCGAGTGGGAGCGCGTCTGGGCGCTGGACGAGAGGCAGCACGCGTCGCGCCTCGCCTTCGAGTCGCGCGACGGCGCGCTGAAGATGGGCCGGCGGCTGCTGCGGCTCGCCGCCGCCATGCATCCGGCGCTGGAGTGGGCGCCGCTGGAGCGCGCCGTGCGCGAGGAGGCGTGCCCCGGCGCGCATCCGACGGTGCACGGGTACGTCGCTTATCGACTCGGCGTCTCCGAAGACGAGGCGGCGGAAGGGTATCTCTACGCGTGCGCCACGCTCGCGACGAATACGGCGCTGCGGCTCATGTCGATCGGGCAGACGGAGGCGCAGTCGCTGCTCGCGTCGCTGCTGCCGGTCGTCGGCGAGGCGTGGGCGGCGGTGCGAGACGACGATCCCGAGGCGTATTATTCGGCGATGCCGGCGATGGACGGGTACATGATGCGGCACGAAGGGTTATACAGCCGGTTATTCATGTCTTGA
- the ureC gene encoding urease subunit alpha, with protein sequence MNRAAYANMFGPTTGDAVRLADTDLWAVIEKDFTVYGDEIKFGGGKTIRDGMGQSSRATRAHDGVLDTVITNATVIDHWGIVKGDIGIRDGRIVAVGKAGNPDMMDGVDPRLVVGASTEVIAGEGKIVTAGGIDSHIHFICPQQIDEALASGVTTMLGGGTGPATGTNATTVTPGAWHMHRMLEAAEAFPMNLGFLGKGNASFEEPLREQIEAGAIGLKLHEDWGTTPAAIDACLRVADAYDVQVAIHTDTLNESGFVEDTIAAIRGRTIHTYHTEGAGGGHAPDIIKIASLPNVLPSSTNPTRPFTVNTIEEHLDMLMVCHHLDASIPEDVAFADSRIRPETIAAEDILHDRGVFSMISSDSQAMGRVGEVLIRTWQTADKMKKQFGPLTALGDAEGVDNGRIKRYVAKYTINPAIAHGMSHLVGSIEPGKFADLVLWSPAYFGVKPDMVLKGGGIAWAQMGDPNASIPTPQPVWGRPMFGAFGKMRYATSITFVSQAAYDAGVHRELGLQKRVEPVRRCRDVGKADMIHNGETPLIEVNPETYEVRVDGEHLTCEPAETLPMAQRYFLF encoded by the coding sequence CTTCACCGTCTATGGCGACGAAATCAAATTCGGCGGCGGCAAGACGATTCGCGACGGGATGGGGCAATCGTCCCGGGCGACGCGCGCGCACGACGGCGTGCTGGATACCGTCATTACGAACGCGACGGTCATCGATCATTGGGGCATCGTGAAAGGGGATATCGGCATCCGCGACGGGCGCATCGTCGCCGTCGGCAAGGCCGGCAATCCCGACATGATGGACGGGGTCGACCCGAGGCTCGTCGTCGGCGCCTCGACGGAGGTCATCGCGGGCGAAGGCAAGATCGTCACCGCGGGCGGCATCGACAGCCATATCCACTTCATCTGTCCGCAGCAGATCGACGAGGCGCTCGCCTCGGGCGTGACGACGATGCTCGGCGGCGGCACGGGACCGGCGACGGGCACGAACGCGACGACGGTGACGCCGGGCGCATGGCATATGCACCGGATGCTGGAGGCGGCCGAAGCGTTCCCGATGAACTTAGGCTTCTTAGGCAAAGGCAACGCCTCCTTCGAGGAGCCGCTGCGGGAGCAGATCGAAGCGGGCGCGATCGGGCTGAAGCTGCACGAGGATTGGGGCACGACGCCGGCGGCGATCGACGCGTGTCTGCGGGTGGCGGACGCGTACGACGTGCAGGTGGCGATCCATACGGACACGCTGAACGAATCCGGCTTCGTGGAGGATACGATCGCCGCGATTCGCGGACGCACGATTCACACGTACCATACGGAAGGCGCCGGCGGCGGGCACGCCCCGGACATTATTAAGATCGCGTCGCTGCCGAACGTGCTGCCGTCGTCGACGAACCCGACGCGCCCGTTCACGGTCAACACGATCGAGGAGCATCTCGACATGCTGATGGTATGCCATCATCTCGACGCCTCGATCCCCGAGGACGTGGCGTTCGCGGATTCGCGAATCCGGCCGGAGACGATCGCGGCGGAGGACATCCTGCACGACCGCGGCGTGTTCAGCATGATTTCGTCGGACTCGCAGGCGATGGGCCGCGTCGGCGAGGTGCTCATTCGAACGTGGCAGACGGCGGACAAGATGAAGAAGCAGTTCGGCCCCCTGACGGCGCTCGGCGACGCCGAGGGCGTCGACAACGGCCGGATCAAGCGATACGTCGCGAAGTACACGATCAACCCGGCGATCGCGCACGGCATGTCGCATCTGGTCGGCTCGATCGAGCCGGGCAAGTTCGCGGACCTCGTTCTGTGGAGTCCTGCGTACTTCGGCGTGAAGCCGGACATGGTGCTGAAGGGCGGCGGCATCGCTTGGGCGCAGATGGGCGACCCGAACGCGTCGATCCCGACGCCGCAGCCGGTGTGGGGGCGGCCGATGTTCGGCGCCTTCGGCAAGATGCGGTACGCCACGAGCATTACGTTCGTCTCGCAAGCGGCGTACGACGCGGGCGTGCATCGGGAGCTGGGGCTGCAGAAGCGGGTGGAGCCGGTGCGGCGGTGCCGCGACGTGGGGAAGGCGGACATGATCCACAACGGCGAGACGCCGCTCATCGAGGTGAACCCGGAGACGTACGAGGTTCGGGTTGACGGCGAGCATCTTACGTGCGAGCCCGCGGAGACGCTGCCGATGGCGCAGCGGTACTTCTTGTTTTGA